The Paenibacillus wynnii DNA window ATATCCTCTTCACCAGACTTGCGGGAAGTTTTCAATAGAACAGAAGCAATCAGGAACGATACAACAGTCGCTGCAATTACACCTGCAAGCATCGGAAGGTATCCGCCTTTTGGTGTCATTGCGAAGTAAGCAAAGATACTACCTGGTGATGGGGAAGCTGAGAGTGCTGCTCCAAACATTTGGAAAGTGAAAGTACCTGTAACACCACCACCGATAACTGCCAAGATCAGACGTGGGTTCATCAAGATGTATGGGAAGTAAATTTCATGAATACCACCAAAGAAATGGATCACGATTGCACCAGGTGCGGATGATTTAGCCGCTCCGCGACCTACCAGCCAGTAAGCAAGTAGGATACCAAGACCTGGGCCCGGGTTAGATTCCAACATGAACAGAATGGATTTGCCTAATCTTGCAGATTCTTCTGCGGCAATTGGACTAAGAATTCCGTGGTTAATTGCATTGTTCAAGAACAATACCTTGGCTGGCTCGATAATAATATTTACGAGCGGGAGCAAATGATTGTCAACTAGGAACTGTACTCCGTCAGAAAGAATATTGGTAATACCTTCGATAACTGGCCCGATTCCTTTTAAAGCTCCCAATGTCATAAGACCACCGAGAATACCCAACGAGAAGTTGTTGACCAACATTTCGAATCCAGCTTTGATTTTGCCGTCGACCGCACGGTCAAATTGTTTCAAAACCCAAGCTGCCAAAGGACCAACGATCATAGCCCCAAGGAACATTGGAATTGTAGAACCGACGATAACACCCATCGTTACTACAGCACCGATAACACCACCGCGTTTGCCGTGAACCATTTGACCCCCTGTATAACCGATTAATAGCGGTAACAGGTAAGTGATCATTGGACCTACCAGTGCGGCTAAACTCTCATTTGGCCACCAGCCAGTTGGAATGAATAATGCCGTGATTAACCCCCAAGCGATAAAAGCGCCGATATTTGGCATAACCATACCGCTTAGCATACGGCCGAATTGTTGTACTTTTACCCGTGCACCACCGGATGTATTTTGCTTAGTTGGCGTTGTGGCCATTTGTAATTGCCCCCTTAAATTATTGAATGAAGTAACTTCGTTTTGAGCTTGTTTTTGAAGTCATCTTCTATGTACACATCGTAAATCAAAGCGCTTTCTTTGTCATCAAATTGAAAACACGGTTTCGTCATGAACGTTGTTGACAACATTTAAGAGTTCCTGCCAAGAGACTATTTTACTATTTCCAAAAACAAAGGGAAGCCTGCATTTTACCGCAGAACTTCCGCCATTTCCTTGCTTTTTCAGATGTCAAAGTCACTGTTAGTAATCGTATCCTGATACCAGTAATAGCTGTCCTTCTTCGTTCGTTCTAATGTGTTGTAGTCTACATTTAACTTCCCCAGACCCTTTGGGAAAAATACGGGGCCACGCTATTGAAAATCTATAGGCTTTAATGCCCAGCTCTTTCATTAAGGCTATATCTTCACGATAACGGTGATAGCTGTCACAAGCGATTTCATTCTACACCCTCAACATACCAAAAAAAGCTACCCGAACTATCGGACAGCTTTCCAAAAATAAGAGCTTAAATCATGTCGAGTGGAACCTTCCACGAAGGCATCTGAAAGGCGTCGTCCAGCCTCCAATGCTCCTCAGCTGTTAATTGCAGTAATCCTGCAGATGCATTTTCAATCACATGCTCACACGAGGAAGCTTTCGGAATCGCCATTACATCACCCTCACGAGTCGTCCAAGCAAGTAAAATTTGTAGAGGTGAAGCATTATGTTTCTTTGCTATCTCCTGAACAATCTCATTTTCGACCAAGCCTTTGCGCAACGATCCTGCCTGAGCCAAAGGCGAATAGGCCATAATAGGCATTTTACGGCTTCGCTGCCATGGCAGCAGGTCATATTCAATACCGCGTGACCCCAAATGGTATAACACCTGGTTGGTGACACAATGGGTTCCTCCCGCAATACGGGTTAGTTCCTTCATATCCTCTGTATCGAGATTGGATACGCCCCATCTTGCTATTTTGCCCTTAGTAACCAAATGCTCCATGCCCTCCACTGTTTCTTCAAGAGGGATATCTCCCCGCCAATGCAGCAGGTAGAGATCCAGATAATCGGTTCCAAGCCGTTTCAGACTTTCCTCACAGCTGGTCACAATTTTCTCTTGACCCGCATTATGCGGATATACCTTAGAGACCAGGAACACATCCTCACGTATCCCTTTTATAGCTTCGCCAACCAGTAATTCAGACTTGCCATCCCCATACATCTCGGCAGTATCAATAAGATTCATTCCCAGTTCTACACCTAGCCTAAGAGCAGCAATCTCACCTTCCCGATCAGAGGTGGAATCGCCCATAAACCAGGTCCCCTGTCCGATTCTGGGTACTGTAGCTCCATCGGCAAGTGTAATTCTTGATCTACGGTTTGCTTGTGCAATCTCAGCTAAGTCTGGTTTTGTACTCTTGTACATATTCATATTAAAGACCCCTTACCCGAAAGACTGTTTACTAATTATACTTACCATGTTCTTTCATTCAAAACATTGTATCCTTGTCCAAATATAAAACGTTTTAGTCTACCAACTTTAGCCCCACTGCCGCCCCTAGAATCATTACTATAAATAGCACGCGCCGAAAATCCTTAGATTCTCCATACAGAAGCATCCCCAAAACGGCCCCGCCAGAAGCACCTATACCCGTCCATAGCGCATAAGCAGTACTCATCGGCAATGTTTTCATCGCCAGTGATAAAAAGAGAAAACTCCCTCCAAAGCCTAAACAAAGCAAACAAATCACTTGCCAACTACGCACCCTGTTCAGCTTATTCATCATCGCCACCCCAAACATCTCAAACATTCCTGCCACAATCAGTGATAACCATGCCACGTTAATTCCCCCTCATCCATGCTAAAAGTAAATTTATTTTCTATCCTATAAAAACCCTTTGGCTCGCGAGCCGAATTGTTTGCATAAAGTGCAGGATTCCTGCTTCTTTCGGGGCTCACGAGCCGAATTGTTGTACAAAGTGCAGGATTTCAGCTGCTTTCGGAGCTCGCGAGCCGAATTGTTGCATAAAGTGCAGGATTCCTGCTTCTTTCGGGGCTCACGAGCCGAATTGTTGCATAAAGTGCAGGATTTCAGCTGCTTTCGGAGCTCGCGAGCCGAATTGTTGCATAAAGTGCAGGATTCCTGCTTCTTTCGGGGCTCACGAGCCGAATTGTTGCATAAAGTGCAGGATTCCTGCTTCTTTCGGGGCTCACGAGCCGAATTGTTGTACAAAGTGCAGGATCCCTGCCACTTTCGCAGGCTCACGAGCCGAATTGTTGCATAA harbors:
- a CDS encoding PTS mannitol transporter subunit IICB translates to MATTPTKQNTSGGARVKVQQFGRMLSGMVMPNIGAFIAWGLITALFIPTGWWPNESLAALVGPMITYLLPLLIGYTGGQMVHGKRGGVIGAVVTMGVIVGSTIPMFLGAMIVGPLAAWVLKQFDRAVDGKIKAGFEMLVNNFSLGILGGLMTLGALKGIGPVIEGITNILSDGVQFLVDNHLLPLVNIIIEPAKVLFLNNAINHGILSPIAAEESARLGKSILFMLESNPGPGLGILLAYWLVGRGAAKSSAPGAIVIHFFGGIHEIYFPYILMNPRLILAVIGGGVTGTFTFQMFGAALSASPSPGSIFAYFAMTPKGGYLPMLAGVIAATVVSFLIASVLLKTSRKSGEEDMDLEEAASKMKDMKASGTAAQTAATATVSANVRNKSEVNKIVFACDAGMGSSAMGASVLKKKLQTAGINITVVNSPVSEIPADADIVVTQKTLTDRAIASNPTAEHISIDNFLKSPKYDELVERLK
- a CDS encoding aldo/keto reductase, with the protein product MYKSTKPDLAEIAQANRRSRITLADGATVPRIGQGTWFMGDSTSDREGEIAALRLGVELGMNLIDTAEMYGDGKSELLVGEAIKGIREDVFLVSKVYPHNAGQEKIVTSCEESLKRLGTDYLDLYLLHWRGDIPLEETVEGMEHLVTKGKIARWGVSNLDTEDMKELTRIAGGTHCVTNQVLYHLGSRGIEYDLLPWQRSRKMPIMAYSPLAQAGSLRKGLVENEIVQEIAKKHNASPLQILLAWTTREGDVMAIPKASSCEHVIENASAGLLQLTAEEHWRLDDAFQMPSWKVPLDMI
- a CDS encoding DMT family transporter, with the translated sequence MAWLSLIVAGMFEMFGVAMMNKLNRVRSWQVICLLCLGFGGSFLFLSLAMKTLPMSTAYALWTGIGASGGAVLGMLLYGESKDFRRVLFIVMILGAAVGLKLVD